A genomic stretch from Salifodinibacter halophilus includes:
- a CDS encoding phosphomethylpyrimidine synthase ThiC (catalyzes the formation of 4-amino-2-methyl-5-phosphomethylpyrimidine from 5-amino-1-(5-phospho-D-ribosyl)imidazole and S-adenosyl-L-methionine in thiamine biosynthesis), with translation TSAIGAAMIGWYGTAMLCYVTPKEHLGLPNKHDVREGLMAYKIAAHAADLAKGHPGAQARDNAMSKARFEFRWEDQFNLGLDPERARE, from the coding sequence CACCAGCGCGATCGGCGCGGCGATGATCGGCTGGTACGGCACCGCGATGCTGTGCTACGTGACGCCGAAGGAACACCTGGGCCTGCCCAACAAGCACGACGTGCGCGAAGGCCTGATGGCGTACAAGATCGCCGCGCATGCCGCCGACCTGGCGAAGGGCCACCCGGGCGCGCAGGCGCGCGACAACGCGATGAGCAAGGCGCGCTTCGAGTTCCGCTGGGAAGACCAGTTCAACCTCGGCCTGGACCCGGAGCGGGCGCGCGAG